The proteins below are encoded in one region of Stieleria sp. JC731:
- the secE gene encoding preprotein translocase subunit SecE translates to MSRDIAGNNANSTASGSSLVSELFHATVFKPNQGRIVRQLTALSIWLIVALGAWSLYSTLNGTSSNNVLVVGVPLALVLVGFWFAFRLVNWPVFADFLIAVEAEMKKVTWPARDEVKRASIVVILTIVILAVSLFLFDIFWQAFFNLLWATA, encoded by the coding sequence GTGTCTCGAGATATCGCCGGGAACAACGCGAATTCGACTGCCAGCGGCAGTTCGCTTGTCAGTGAACTGTTCCACGCGACCGTCTTCAAGCCAAACCAGGGTCGCATCGTTCGCCAGTTGACCGCTTTGTCGATCTGGCTGATCGTCGCACTCGGTGCGTGGTCACTTTACTCGACCCTCAACGGCACCTCCAGCAACAACGTGCTGGTCGTTGGTGTGCCGCTTGCACTGGTCTTGGTTGGCTTCTGGTTCGCCTTTCGACTCGTCAACTGGCCCGTGTTCGCGGACTTTCTCATTGCGGTCGAAGCCGAGATGAAGAAGGTCACCTGGCCCGCTCGTGATGAAGTCAAGCGAGCGTCCATCGTCGTGATCTTGACCATCGTCATTCTCGCGGTCTCGCTATTCCTGTTTGACATCTTTTGGCAAGCCTTCTTCAATCTGCTCTGGGCAACTGCCTAG
- a CDS encoding MBL fold metallo-hydrolase, giving the protein MLLHCLGTAGYHPNEDRQTSCYFLPQQGIILDAGTGLFRIRELIETPTLDILLSHAHLDHIAGLTFLLDVLYQKNVQRVRIWGEREKIAAIRKHLFSSLIFPVELDAQWCDIEDQESISIGDCEITWRTQPHPGNSLGYRLEWKSGPTLVYLTDTTGQIDDRAKQFNADADLLMHECYFQDHLADQAEKTGHTYCSRLAEIAKLANPKKLLLTHVNPIDPNPSAMLDDVIAGLRSTSIQSSLAEDRMLVHFGN; this is encoded by the coding sequence ATGCTGCTGCATTGCCTTGGTACCGCCGGTTACCACCCCAACGAAGATCGACAGACAAGCTGTTACTTCTTACCGCAGCAAGGCATCATCCTGGATGCGGGAACAGGCCTGTTTCGGATCAGAGAGCTAATTGAAACGCCAACGTTGGACATCCTGCTCAGTCATGCTCATCTGGACCACATCGCCGGACTGACCTTTTTGCTTGACGTGCTTTACCAAAAGAACGTTCAACGCGTACGAATCTGGGGTGAGCGAGAGAAAATCGCGGCAATTCGCAAGCATCTCTTCTCGTCTCTGATCTTTCCGGTCGAACTCGATGCCCAGTGGTGCGACATCGAAGACCAAGAATCGATATCGATCGGCGATTGCGAGATCACTTGGCGTACGCAGCCGCATCCCGGCAATAGCTTGGGATACCGCCTTGAATGGAAATCGGGACCGACGCTGGTCTACTTAACAGACACGACAGGGCAGATCGATGACCGGGCAAAGCAGTTCAATGCGGATGCGGACCTGTTGATGCACGAGTGCTATTTTCAGGATCACTTGGCAGACCAAGCTGAAAAGACAGGTCACACTTACTGCTCGCGATTGGCCGAAATTGCGAAACTCGCCAACCCCAAAAAGCTTTTGCTGACTCACGTCAATCCGATCGATCCGAATCCATCGGCGATGCTGGACGACGTCATAGCAGGATTGCGATCAACCTCGATCCAGTCCTCGCTTGCTGAAGACCGGATGCTAGTTCACTTTGGCAACTAA
- the rplK gene encoding 50S ribosomal protein L11 — protein sequence MAKQVTGQAKFQVPGGQATPAPPVGTSLGKFGVNLGQFVQAFNDRTKEYNGTPIPVIVTVYNDRSFEFITKSPPAASLLKQAAGIAKGSGVPHIEKVAKVTRAQCEEIATKKMADLNARSMDQAIRMIEGTARSMGIEVEG from the coding sequence ATGGCAAAGCAAGTCACCGGCCAAGCAAAATTCCAAGTTCCTGGCGGCCAAGCAACTCCAGCACCTCCTGTAGGTACCTCGCTAGGTAAGTTCGGTGTTAACCTCGGACAATTCGTCCAAGCGTTCAACGATCGCACCAAAGAGTACAACGGAACTCCGATCCCCGTGATCGTGACCGTTTACAACGACCGTAGCTTCGAATTCATCACCAAAAGCCCTCCAGCTGCTTCGCTGCTGAAGCAAGCTGCTGGTATTGCGAAGGGAAGCGGCGTGCCGCACATCGAAAAGGTTGCCAAAGTCACTCGCGCACAGTGCGAAGAAATCGCCACCAAAAAGATGGCTGACCTTAACGCACGCAGCATGGACCAAGCCATTCGCATGATCGAAGGCACCGCTCGCAGCATGGGCATCGAAGTCGAAGGTTAG
- the nusG gene encoding transcription termination/antitermination protein NusG — protein sequence MSEEPQPIESDDPELSSDADQSAAAEEAEVESSDGDQGSSPEVDMDWYILKVAFNREDSIADALRKRIRMEGMEEFFGDVVVPSEDVATFTRDGKKRITKRKLLPGYIMARMAINDDTWFLVRETGGISDFTGSAGKPMPMDPADVDRFINRPETEDEEDAPIKVGIPFKVGDRVRVKEGNFENQEGDVDSVDEANGRITVIINIFGRSVPMELHHWQVEPL from the coding sequence ATGTCGGAAGAACCGCAACCCATCGAATCCGATGACCCCGAACTTTCATCGGACGCCGATCAATCCGCGGCGGCCGAAGAAGCCGAAGTCGAATCGTCCGATGGCGATCAAGGTTCGTCGCCCGAAGTCGACATGGATTGGTACATCCTGAAGGTTGCGTTCAACCGCGAAGATTCCATCGCCGATGCATTGCGAAAACGCATCCGCATGGAAGGCATGGAAGAATTCTTCGGAGACGTCGTCGTTCCCAGTGAAGACGTTGCCACGTTCACTCGCGACGGCAAGAAACGGATTACCAAACGCAAATTGCTGCCGGGCTATATCATGGCTCGGATGGCAATCAACGACGACACATGGTTCCTCGTTCGTGAAACGGGCGGGATCAGCGATTTCACCGGATCCGCCGGCAAACCGATGCCAATGGACCCAGCTGATGTCGATCGCTTTATCAACCGTCCCGAAACCGAGGATGAAGAGGACGCGCCAATCAAGGTCGGCATCCCCTTCAAAGTGGGCGATCGCGTCCGTGTCAAGGAAGGCAATTTCGAGAATCAAGAAGGCGATGTCGATTCCGTCGACGAAGCAAACGGTCGCATCACCGTGATCATCAATATCTTTGGTCGGAGCGTTCCGATGGAATTACACCACTGGCAAGTTGAGCCACTGTAG
- the tuf gene encoding elongation factor Tu: protein MAKAQFERTKPHVNVGTIGHIDHGKTTTTGAILAVQAAKGLAQAKGYSDIAKGGTVRDATKTVTIAVAHVEYESDNRHYAHIDCPGHADFVKNMITGAAQMDGAILVVSAADGPMPQTKEHVLLARQVGVPYIVVYLNKCDLVDDPELLELVELEARELLSKYDFPGDDVPVIQGSSLPAYNNPADPDASKCISELMDALDEYIPEPVREDDKPFLMAIEDVFSIEGRGTVATGRIERGVIKVGEEVEIVGLKSDSAKTTCTGVEMFRKEMNEGRAGDNVGCLLRGVKREEIQRGQVLAKPGSITPHTKFEAEVYCLSKDEGGRHTPFFSGYRPQFYFRTTDVTGTANLEGAEMCMPGDNVKVTVELHKPIAMDDGVRFAIREGGRTVGSGVVTKIVE, encoded by the coding sequence ATGGCCAAGGCACAATTTGAACGGACCAAGCCCCACGTTAACGTCGGCACCATTGGACACATTGACCACGGTAAAACAACAACCACTGGCGCTATCCTAGCCGTCCAAGCAGCAAAGGGACTGGCTCAAGCGAAGGGTTATTCGGATATCGCTAAAGGCGGTACCGTTCGTGACGCGACCAAGACCGTCACGATCGCCGTTGCTCACGTCGAGTACGAAAGCGACAACCGTCACTACGCACACATCGACTGCCCCGGTCACGCTGACTTCGTCAAGAACATGATCACCGGTGCTGCTCAGATGGACGGAGCGATCCTCGTCGTTTCGGCTGCTGACGGACCTATGCCTCAAACGAAAGAGCACGTTCTGCTCGCTCGTCAGGTTGGTGTTCCTTACATCGTTGTTTACTTGAACAAGTGCGACTTGGTCGACGATCCAGAACTTCTGGAATTGGTCGAACTGGAAGCTCGCGAACTGCTTAGCAAGTACGACTTCCCAGGTGATGACGTTCCTGTCATCCAAGGTTCGTCACTGCCTGCATACAACAACCCAGCAGACCCAGACGCCAGCAAGTGCATCAGCGAACTGATGGACGCACTGGACGAGTACATTCCTGAGCCTGTCCGTGAAGACGACAAGCCATTCTTGATGGCGATCGAAGACGTCTTCTCGATCGAAGGTCGTGGTACTGTTGCGACCGGTCGTATCGAGCGTGGTGTCATCAAAGTCGGCGAAGAAGTCGAAATCGTCGGCCTGAAGAGCGACTCGGCAAAAACCACCTGTACCGGCGTTGAAATGTTCCGCAAGGAAATGAACGAAGGTCGCGCTGGTGACAACGTCGGTTGCCTTCTGCGTGGTGTCAAGCGTGAAGAAATCCAACGTGGTCAGGTTTTGGCGAAGCCAGGATCGATCACCCCTCACACCAAGTTCGAAGCTGAAGTTTACTGCTTGAGCAAAGACGAAGGTGGACGTCACACCCCATTCTTCAGCGGCTACCGCCCACAGTTTTACTTCCGTACCACTGACGTGACCGGAACTGCAAACTTGGAAGGCGCTGAAATGTGCATGCCAGGCGATAACGTCAAAGTGACCGTCGAACTGCACAAGCCAATCGCGATGGACGACGGTGTTCGTTTCGCGATTCGCGAAGGTGGCCGAACCGTCGGTTCGGGCGTCGTCACCAAGATCGTCGAGTAA
- a CDS encoding class I SAM-dependent methyltransferase: protein MTIPPQDQFRRRVDQLQQLEHSLEQLDDDLAGSAIDVERILRQTVPSDEVMFVAHVLQLQTKARRKLGDGFWWCDERSLAQSTPSAVAELKSSWLPSGDSFDLCCGIGADGIAFSNSQAHDSTLQLVDLDPTIAAMARRNLDNHGSSASTAIVRAQNVEDIVIANAALHLDPDRRSDNRRTTQVDCYSPPWSFAERCFDQSTAALVKIAPASIVDEHPERHRAWISLNGSVREQTILSGEAISLAEKTLAAKLLAAKSPDQKSPAALIKPGGRSAISLRSDSISVFHITADIFQTATAEVVQTPKSFIIDPDAAIRAATLTESFAQQHDLSMLGGPTGFLTSDTDLENPAVISKQVLWTGSSDDRKLRKTLRQMNSFPQRVKTRSSSSDANALERRYRTCGEHPITLWIGKAGRRQYAVISEA, encoded by the coding sequence GTGACAATACCGCCCCAAGATCAATTCCGTCGACGCGTTGATCAGCTTCAACAGCTGGAACACTCGCTGGAGCAGCTCGACGATGACTTGGCAGGATCCGCGATTGACGTCGAACGCATCCTTCGACAAACCGTGCCTTCTGATGAAGTCATGTTTGTCGCCCATGTTCTTCAGCTTCAGACGAAAGCGAGGCGTAAACTGGGTGACGGGTTTTGGTGGTGTGACGAAAGGTCATTGGCGCAGTCAACACCATCTGCAGTGGCCGAACTGAAGTCCTCTTGGCTACCCAGCGGCGACAGTTTCGATCTCTGTTGTGGTATCGGCGCAGATGGGATCGCATTCTCAAATTCCCAAGCACACGATTCCACATTGCAGCTCGTTGACTTGGACCCAACCATTGCGGCAATGGCGAGGCGCAATCTGGATAACCATGGGTCTTCAGCAAGCACTGCGATCGTTCGAGCACAGAACGTCGAAGACATCGTGATTGCAAACGCGGCGTTGCACTTAGATCCAGACCGCCGCAGCGATAATCGACGCACCACTCAGGTCGATTGCTATTCACCGCCTTGGTCATTCGCCGAAAGGTGCTTCGATCAGTCGACAGCGGCGCTTGTCAAAATCGCGCCAGCTTCAATCGTAGACGAGCATCCCGAAAGGCACCGGGCTTGGATCTCGCTCAACGGCAGCGTTCGTGAACAAACAATCTTGTCAGGCGAAGCTATCTCGCTGGCCGAGAAGACGCTTGCCGCAAAGTTACTGGCTGCCAAGTCACCGGATCAAAAGTCACCAGCTGCTTTAATAAAACCTGGCGGACGCAGCGCGATCAGCTTGCGCAGTGATTCAATTTCCGTATTCCATATTACCGCTGACATTTTTCAAACCGCGACTGCCGAAGTCGTTCAAACACCCAAGTCATTCATCATCGACCCCGACGCCGCCATTCGCGCCGCGACCCTAACAGAGAGCTTTGCGCAGCAGCATGATCTAAGCATGCTCGGGGGCCCCACAGGTTTTCTGACATCGGACACTGATTTAGAAAACCCTGCAGTTATCAGTAAACAAGTGCTTTGGACCGGCAGCAGTGACGACCGGAAACTCAGAAAGACCTTGCGTCAGATGAACAGCTTTCCGCAACGGGTGAAAACACGATCTTCATCGAGCGATGCGAACGCTCTGGAACGTCGATACCGAACCTGCGGCGAACATCCCATCACACTTTGGATCGGCAAAGCCGGTCGCCGCCAGTACGCGGTGATTAGCGAAGCATAA